The genomic interval ATACAATGGAGAGAGAGTTAGTGAATGAACGTTAGAATTTCTGAGCAGGCTTTCACATTAATCAGTCCACCCAAACAAGTTTGACCTCTCCCTGGAACCAGTTTTGTATCTAAAAGAAAAGTTGAGGTGGTTTCAATGTAAATAAGATAACATATGGTGAATTTGGATATGACGCAGACTGTAATTCAAGCCTAAATAAGATCACAGTAGTAAAACATGATGTCAAGTGCATTAAACATGCACTGTGcttgtttaggaaaagattagAAACCGTACAACCTCCCAATTCCCACTTTTCATTTTGTCTGTTATTATATGCAGGCCGAAGCACCACAGATAATGCGATTAAAGGTTTATTGGGGACAAAAGCTTCTTATGTCGTTGATgtcattgttgtccaaaaaaccCACGACAGTGACAGTGTTCACTCCCACAAAAACCTCAACAAAGACAATTGAACAAATACAGCCCAGTGGAAAAACAAGTAGCTCTCTTTCCATCAGTGGTGATCCACAATCCACAATGGCGCATCACACACCACCACTGCCGTTGATGCTTCTTCTATGTACACTTTCTGTCAACTCATCATTCCAGCCCGCCCTGGTGTTAGAAATGGCCAAGATTCTTTTGGAAAACTACTGCTTTCCTGAGATCCTAGTTGGGATGGAGGAAGCTATCCAAAAAGCGATCAACAGTGGAGAAATCCTGCAGATTTCCGATAGGAAGACCCTGGCCTCGGTGCTCACAAACGGAGTACAAGCACTGAACGATCCTAGGTTGACTGTGTCATATGAGCCCAATTTCATCCCGGGGATGCCACAGATGCTGCCGTCTCTGCCCATAGAGAAACTGATCTGGCTGGTAAGAAACTCTGTCAAGCTTGATATCCTGGACAACAACATTGGATATTTGCGGATAGATCGGATCATCGGGGAGGAGACAGCTACAAAGCTTGGCTCCCTGTTGAGGGACAACATCTGGGACAAAGTTGCTCACACATCCTCAATGATCTTGGACCTGAGGTATAGCACAGCTGGAGAATTGTCTGGAGTTCCCTTTATAATCTCCTATTTCTCAGAACCTGAGCCTCTCATTCATCTTGACACTGTGTACGACAGGCCCTTAAATACAACTATGGAGCTGTGGACCATGCCCTCAATAATGGGGGAAAGGTATGGAAAGAAGAAAGACTTGATTATTTTGACCAGTAAGCGTACAGTGGGGGCTGCTGAGGCAGTGGCATATACATTAAAAAGCCTAAAGAGGGCCATTACAGTTGGGGAAAGGTCTGCTGGTGGGTCAGtaaaaatccaaaagattaGGATCCCTCACTCGGATTTCTACATAACAGTTCCTGTGGCAAGATCAGTTAATCCAATCACAGGCCATAGCTGGGAAGTGAGTGGTGTTTCCCCAACAGTCAACGTCCTTGCCAAGGAAGCTGTTGCAAAAGCCAAGTCCCTTCTGGCTGTAAGGAGTGCCATTCCAAAGTGGTGCAAAGTATTGCTGATGTAATCAGGAGGTTCTATGTTTTCACTGACAGAGTTCCGGCTCTTCTTCAATATCTGCAATCAACAGATTTTTTCTCTGTCATATCTGAGGAGGACCTAGCAGTCAGACTTAACCAGGACCTCCAGTCTGTGTCTGAAGATCCACGACTGATAATCAAATACATGCAAGATAATGCTGCCATACTAGAGAAGGACCCTGAGCTTGAAAACATTCCAGATGATTTGGAATCATTGAAAAAACTTGTAGATACGATTAAAGTGGAAATTCTCCTAAACAATACTGGCTATCTCCGCATAGACAAATTTTTCAAGTCATATGCAGGGGCTAAATTAGAAGAGCTCATAGCTAAAAAGGTATGGGAGCCCCTAAAAGACACTAATAACCTGATTATTGATCTACGCTATAACACTGGTGGATCTTCTACCTCTCTAGCCCTCATACTGTCCTATCTGCAGGACACTTCCCAGAAGCATcattttttcacaataaatgACCAAATTCAGAACATAACAACCAAATATGACTCTCTGCCTCAAACTGCCGGCCCGACCTATGGCTCCAAACGTGGAGTTTACGTGTTGACAAGCTACGACACAGCAAGCACCGGCGAAGAGTTTGCTTACCTGATACAGTCACTTCATCGGGGCACAGTCATTGGGGAAATTACATCTGGTACCCTGATGCACTCAAAGTCGTTCCAAATAGAGGGAATGGCTATTGCCATCACTGTTCCTTTCATAAACTTTGTAGACAACAATGGGGAATGTTGGCTGGGAGGTGGCGTGGTCCCCGATGCTATTGCTCTAGCCGAGGAAGCTGTGGAGCATGTTTATGAGATTGCGGATTTTCACCAAGGGCTCAAATTCCTCATAGAGGGAACTGGGGAACTGTTAGAAAAACACTACACAGTTCATGAAGTTGCACAAATGGCCAGCAAGGTACTTTTTACCAAATGGGCTGAGGGACTATACCGGTCAGTGGTTGACTTTGAATCTTTGGCATCTCAGTTGACGGCAGACCTCCAAGAGACTTCAGGAGATCACCGCCTCCATGTCTTCCATTGCGATGTTGAGCCAAAGTCACTTCACGACGTCCCAAAAATCCCTACCGCTGAAGAAGTGGGATACATAATTGACGCTTTGTTTAAAATTGAGCTTCTGCTAGGCAATGTTGGGTATGTAAGGTTTAACAT from Etheostoma spectabile isolate EspeVRDwgs_2016 unplaced genomic scaffold, UIUC_Espe_1.0 scaffold00004756, whole genome shotgun sequence carries:
- the LOC116677285 gene encoding LOW QUALITY PROTEIN: retinol-binding protein 3-like (The sequence of the model RefSeq protein was modified relative to this genomic sequence to represent the inferred CDS: inserted 1 base in 1 codon) is translated as MAHHTPPLPLMLLLCTLSVNSSFQPALVLEMAKILLENYCFPEILVGMEEAIQKAINSGEILQISDRKTLASVLTNGVQALNDPRLTVSYEPNFIPGMPQMLPSLPIEKLIWLVRNSVKLDILDNNIGYLRIDRIIGEETATKLGSLLRDNIWDKVAHTSSMILDLRYSTAGELSGVPFIISYFSEPEPLIHLDTVYDRPLNTTMELWTMPSIMGERYGKKKDLIILTSKRTVGAAEAVAYTLKSLKRAITVGERSAGGSVKIQKIRIPHSDFYITVPVARSVNPITGHSWEVSGVSPTVNVLAKEAVAKAKSLLAVRSAIPKXVQSIADVIRRFYVFTDRVPALLQYLQSTDFFSVISEEDLAVRLNQDLQSVSEDPRLIIKYMQDNAAILEKDPELENIPDDLESLKKLVDTIKVEILLNNTGYLRIDKFFKSYAGAKLEELIAKKVWEPLKDTNNLIIDLRYNTGGSSTSLALILSYLQDTSQKHHFFTINDQIQNITTKYDSLPQTAGPTYGSKRGVYVLTSYDTASTGEEFAYLIQSLHRGTVIGEITSGTLMHSKSFQIEGMAIAITVPFINFVDNNGECWLGGGVVPDAIALAEEAVEHVYEIADFHQGLKFLIEGTGELLEKHYTVHEVAQMASKVLFTKWAEGLYRSVVDFESLASQLTADLQETSGDHRLHVFHCDVEPKSLHDVPKIPTAEEVGYIIDALFKIELLLGNVGYVRFNMMADVEVVKAIGPQLIKLVWSKLVNTDALIIDMRYNTGGYSTAIPLFSTYFFDAQPLRHLYTVFDRTKTTLTKVMTLPQVRGPRYGSSKDVYILTSQMTGSAAEVFTHSMKDLNRATIIGEPTIGGSLSSGTYQIRDSVLYASIPNQLVLSAVTGKEWSISGVEPHVTASANDALTVAQRLVAARHLMRAQGK